A single region of the Pontibacter kalidii genome encodes:
- a CDS encoding lipopolysaccharide biosynthesis protein, with the protein MNTKTLKGRVANGVFWNTVQLVVNRGFDFLIKLVLAKLLYPEQFGLVGMAAVFASFVQVFNELGIGAALVQKKDADLREAHYHTAFWTGVIWSSFLYLLIAFVVAPLAAAFYNEPTLQRIIPILSIGVLSSPVNLVHNAQLVKAMNFKKLAFISNASKLFSGILSLTLALLGAGVWALVFNSVASFIIAMPLYFKATGWTPKFMWEEKAFRDIFGFGIYTTGTNVFNNLTSNIDYLLIGKLMSASALGTYTLAFVLTDTFRSQLMSIMNKVMYPVYGQKQDDSHALKKYYLNVVKYNSLVVYPIMVFIFVLGEPFVLKIFGNRWVDTIIPLKILALSVMVHMMVNSNTSLIRGLGKPGLEMRIQLFKTLLIYVPTIVVGIHYYGITGAACAILLNKILSVFIAQYFLKKLIDLSLIELIKELRVPVLASLIAFAASRLLHEYSVNFIVCAVVLLFTYIIVVWLMMKEEIISQLRSLGIYKPKDKII; encoded by the coding sequence ATGAATACTAAAACCCTTAAGGGTAGAGTTGCAAATGGGGTTTTCTGGAATACTGTGCAACTAGTGGTAAACAGAGGATTTGACTTCTTAATAAAGTTAGTACTTGCAAAATTGTTATACCCTGAACAATTTGGTTTAGTAGGTATGGCTGCTGTTTTTGCTAGTTTTGTACAGGTATTCAATGAGTTAGGCATTGGGGCTGCGCTTGTTCAGAAAAAGGACGCAGATCTAAGAGAGGCACATTACCATACAGCATTCTGGACAGGAGTAATTTGGTCTTCCTTTTTGTACCTTTTAATAGCTTTTGTGGTTGCTCCTCTGGCTGCCGCCTTCTACAATGAGCCGACATTACAAAGAATCATTCCTATCCTAAGTATAGGAGTCTTGTCAAGTCCGGTAAATCTGGTTCATAATGCGCAATTAGTAAAAGCGATGAACTTTAAAAAACTTGCTTTCATTAGTAACGCTTCCAAACTGTTTTCTGGTATCTTATCTTTAACCTTAGCACTTTTGGGAGCAGGAGTATGGGCTCTTGTTTTCAATTCTGTGGCATCATTTATTATAGCAATGCCATTGTATTTTAAAGCTACAGGCTGGACGCCTAAGTTTATGTGGGAGGAAAAGGCTTTTCGCGACATCTTTGGTTTTGGGATATATACAACTGGTACAAATGTTTTTAATAACTTAACTTCCAACATAGATTACCTATTAATTGGAAAGCTAATGAGTGCCTCAGCTTTAGGTACATATACCTTAGCATTTGTTCTTACAGATACTTTTAGAAGTCAACTAATGAGCATAATGAACAAAGTTATGTACCCGGTTTATGGACAAAAACAAGATGACTCTCATGCTCTAAAGAAATATTACCTTAATGTTGTAAAGTATAATAGCCTAGTTGTTTATCCAATCATGGTTTTCATTTTTGTACTAGGTGAACCATTTGTTTTAAAGATTTTTGGGAACAGGTGGGTAGACACTATTATACCCCTGAAGATTCTAGCCCTATCAGTTATGGTTCATATGATGGTGAACAGTAATACCTCTCTGATTCGAGGTCTTGGTAAACCAGGACTTGAGATGCGAATACAGTTATTTAAGACATTATTAATATATGTACCAACGATAGTAGTTGGTATTCATTATTACGGAATAACAGGTGCTGCTTGTGCAATTCTTTTAAATAAAATCCTAAGTGTATTTATAGCACAATATTTCTTAAAGAAGTTAATTGATTTAAGTTTAATAGAACTCATAAAGGAATTGCGAGTGCCAGTGCTTGCTTCATTAATTGCTTTTGCAGCTTCTCGCTTACTTCATGAATACAGTGTTAATTTTATCGTATGTGCTGTTGTATTATTATTTACATATATAATAGTGGTTTGGTTAATGATGAAAGAGGAAATAATAAGTCAACTTAGGAGTTTAGGTATCTATAAGCCAAAGGATAAAATAATATGA
- a CDS encoding TDP-N-acetylfucosamine:lipid II N-acetylfucosaminyltransferase: MIFHFVVDEKVTDQVIENFDITDENVFVIFCSKGTEEFRHIRRSGDNVLYFDYQVDDINALVSLYKPEAVILHGLQHVFAVTILKLKKELTIGWYVWGFDIYGLPKIKPYIYAPLTSNLLSRLDKGRAVKVLLKQNKFIRSFYSRFIDKSPDYVSTKIQALKRISYCISYIKEDYDLFSQHYPNKLTFVHCALSSLDQYLANKVSQVLSKNAGNILIGNSNSFESNHLDVFDILNHNDCKALISNSKIYVPLSYGGNETYTEEVVTKGKSLFDNQFQPLLSFIDREEYVKILKTCAVGIFYHFRQQGMGNLIAMLYLGSRIYMSHKNPAYHFFVKNKVLVFELETDFKVYGCSQLSIEDREHNRLRLEDIFSKNKVATDVENLYKVLKRSKNEVSISERRENLI, encoded by the coding sequence ATGATTTTTCACTTTGTTGTTGATGAAAAGGTTACAGATCAAGTAATTGAAAACTTTGATATTACTGATGAAAATGTATTCGTTATATTTTGTAGCAAAGGAACGGAAGAATTTAGACATATAAGACGAAGTGGGGACAATGTTTTATATTTTGATTACCAAGTAGATGATATAAATGCTTTAGTAAGTTTATACAAGCCTGAGGCAGTTATACTTCATGGATTACAGCATGTATTTGCTGTAACAATACTAAAGTTAAAGAAAGAACTAACTATTGGTTGGTATGTATGGGGCTTTGACATTTATGGCTTACCGAAAATAAAGCCATATATATATGCTCCCCTAACAAGCAATTTACTTTCAAGGCTCGATAAAGGTCGAGCAGTAAAAGTACTACTCAAGCAGAACAAGTTTATTAGGAGTTTTTACTCAAGATTCATAGATAAGTCTCCCGATTATGTCTCAACTAAAATACAGGCTCTAAAAAGAATTTCATATTGTATCTCCTATATAAAAGAGGATTATGATTTGTTTTCCCAACACTATCCTAATAAACTGACATTTGTCCACTGTGCTTTGAGTAGCCTTGATCAATACTTGGCAAATAAAGTATCTCAAGTACTCTCAAAGAATGCAGGAAACATTTTGATAGGTAATTCGAATTCATTTGAATCAAATCATTTAGATGTATTTGATATACTTAATCATAATGACTGCAAGGCTTTGATAAGTAACTCTAAGATTTACGTCCCACTTAGCTACGGCGGCAATGAAACTTATACAGAAGAGGTCGTGACTAAGGGTAAATCACTGTTTGATAATCAGTTCCAGCCCTTGCTCAGCTTCATTGATAGAGAGGAGTATGTAAAAATTTTAAAAACATGCGCTGTTGGTATATTCTACCATTTTAGGCAACAGGGAATGGGCAACTTAATAGCCATGCTGTATTTAGGCTCAAGAATTTATATGTCGCATAAAAATCCGGCATACCATTTTTTTGTAAAAAATAAAGTTTTAGTTTTTGAGCTGGAAACAGATTTCAAAGTGTATGGTTGCAGCCAACTTTCTATAGAAGATAGAGAACATAATAGGTTAAGGCTGGAAGATATTTTTAGCAAAAATAAAGTTGCTACAGATGTTGAAAACTTATATAAAGTGCTAAAAAGAAGTAAAAATGAAGTTAGTATAAGCGAAAGGAGAGAGAATCTTATTTAA
- a CDS encoding GNAT family N-acetyltransferase, protein MSTDLNNYGAVLYDKKVTFQKEVPKVSQVIEFNINFEEVEVLTSELEDLAIQSGEFSRFKVDPKLNFKFKEMYRTWMDRSVKKQIADRVIAAKDDTGKEAGFISLSKIGSVGKIGLIAVDKSCRGKKIGTQLLYQADVFFQNSGVSSCEVVTQLDNFPACSLYEKNGYFKKRVEYIYHYWK, encoded by the coding sequence TTGTCAACAGATTTAAATAATTACGGGGCAGTCCTTTATGATAAGAAAGTGACCTTCCAGAAAGAAGTACCGAAAGTATCTCAAGTCATTGAATTCAATATTAACTTTGAAGAGGTTGAAGTTCTAACTTCTGAGCTAGAGGACTTGGCTATCCAGAGTGGTGAGTTTTCTAGGTTTAAGGTTGATCCTAAGCTAAATTTCAAATTTAAAGAAATGTACCGCACTTGGATGGATAGGTCAGTGAAAAAACAAATAGCAGACAGGGTAATAGCTGCTAAAGATGACACTGGGAAGGAGGCAGGATTTATATCTTTATCAAAAATTGGTTCTGTTGGGAAAATAGGTTTAATAGCAGTTGATAAAAGTTGTAGAGGGAAAAAGATTGGAACACAACTGCTTTATCAAGCTGATGTTTTTTTCCAGAATTCCGGGGTAAGTAGTTGTGAAGTTGTAACACAGTTAGATAATTTCCCCGCTTGTTCTCTATATGAAAAGAATGGATACTTTAAGAAAAGAGTAGAATATATTTATCATTATTGGAAATAA
- a CDS encoding nitroreductase family protein: protein MINKLKRKGKSLKSVFVNEMLPKFCYRSRWLSSVYYIVSTKFSREHQAVLAGRLKHQKEAKKLKSNYYLLVRNTHRLEKGLLMKPRRAVFAKDFISETVDSFGGVWQSNKNDSNNPQLKWFRDVLIEYFEISGEDKVVKQNHEKFKAILNGATLEQDLSRELKSIPYFRSAEQISDITFESFFKLTKQRRSVRWFLQKPVSRELIDKAILAANQSPSACNRQPFEFRIFDDPTLVQQVVKIPMGTKGYGHTIPVIVVVVGNLDAYFDERDRHVIYIDASLASMSFMLALETLGLSSCPINWPDIEEKETEMETFLDLEPHQRPIMCIGLGYPDSEGMVAYSEKRPLVQIRRYN from the coding sequence ATGATCAATAAATTAAAACGAAAAGGTAAATCTCTTAAAAGTGTATTCGTAAATGAAATGCTACCAAAGTTTTGCTATAGGTCAAGGTGGCTTTCAAGTGTGTATTATATTGTGAGTACAAAATTTTCGAGAGAGCACCAAGCTGTGTTAGCGGGTAGATTGAAACATCAAAAAGAAGCCAAGAAACTTAAATCAAACTATTATTTATTAGTAAGGAACACACACCGGCTTGAAAAGGGGCTTCTAATGAAGCCTAGGAGAGCTGTGTTTGCAAAAGACTTCATATCAGAAACAGTTGATTCCTTTGGAGGCGTATGGCAATCAAATAAAAATGATTCAAATAATCCTCAGCTCAAGTGGTTCCGAGATGTATTGATTGAGTATTTCGAAATATCTGGAGAAGATAAAGTCGTAAAGCAGAACCACGAAAAGTTCAAAGCTATATTAAATGGGGCGACTCTGGAACAAGATTTATCTAGAGAACTGAAATCTATACCCTACTTTAGAAGTGCCGAACAAATTAGCGATATAACCTTTGAATCTTTTTTCAAACTCACAAAACAACGTCGATCCGTAAGATGGTTTTTGCAAAAGCCTGTTTCCAGGGAATTGATAGATAAAGCCATTCTAGCTGCAAATCAATCCCCAAGTGCATGTAATAGACAGCCTTTTGAATTTAGAATTTTTGATGATCCTACCCTTGTACAGCAGGTTGTAAAGATTCCAATGGGTACAAAAGGGTATGGTCATACCATTCCCGTAATTGTAGTAGTTGTTGGTAACCTGGATGCTTATTTTGATGAGCGTGACAGGCATGTAATTTATATTGATGCTTCCTTAGCAAGCATGTCTTTTATGCTTGCTCTAGAGACCTTAGGTCTAAGCAGCTGCCCGATAAACTGGCCCGATATAGAAGAGAAGGAGACAGAAATGGAGACGTTTCTGGACCTAGAACCGCATCAAAGACCCATTATGTGTATAGGTTTAGGATATCCAGACTCAGAAGGAATGGTAGCTTATTCAGAAAAAAGACCATTAGTTCAAATAAGAAGATACAACTAA
- a CDS encoding glycosyltransferase: MKPLTISIIIPTYHDWNRLSLCLQALERQSYPKEFIEIIVVNNASDDQIPEWLDIPDNCRIIVEKERGSYAARNTGIKLSEGEILAFTDSDCIPDINWIENAIRYFKEGPGIHRIGGRVELFYQTDKPNLAEAYETIYAFRQDLYVKDGGAVTANMISRRNVFEEVGLFNSNMYSGGDNEWGQRATAKGFNIVYAPEVIVKHPARNKVRDLVRKARRISSGLSQKRKSKVSTHFKKLVRLIFLPPFGELKNIFSNRYAITSWKKIAVFSLRYYILLVINVENIKFHYGAKPFTDTI; this comes from the coding sequence GTGAAACCGCTTACTATATCTATTATAATTCCTACTTACCATGACTGGAATCGGCTTTCTCTTTGTCTTCAGGCATTAGAGAGGCAATCATACCCAAAAGAGTTCATTGAAATTATTGTGGTCAATAATGCCTCAGATGATCAAATCCCTGAATGGCTTGATATACCTGATAATTGCAGAATAATTGTTGAGAAGGAAAGAGGATCTTATGCGGCCAGAAATACTGGGATAAAATTATCTGAAGGCGAAATCCTTGCATTTACAGATTCTGATTGTATACCTGATATAAATTGGATTGAAAATGCGATTAGGTATTTTAAGGAAGGGCCAGGAATTCACAGGATTGGAGGCAGGGTAGAGTTATTTTATCAAACAGATAAACCTAATCTGGCTGAAGCCTACGAAACAATATATGCATTTCGGCAGGATCTATATGTTAAAGATGGGGGAGCGGTTACCGCAAATATGATATCTCGTCGTAACGTTTTCGAGGAAGTTGGGCTTTTTAATAGTAACATGTATTCAGGAGGTGATAATGAATGGGGACAAAGAGCAACAGCAAAAGGCTTCAACATTGTTTACGCACCAGAGGTTATAGTCAAACATCCCGCAAGAAACAAAGTAAGAGATTTAGTTCGAAAGGCGAGACGCATCTCTTCGGGCTTAAGCCAAAAGCGAAAGTCTAAAGTTTCCACACACTTTAAAAAGTTAGTTCGGCTGATATTTTTACCTCCTTTTGGAGAATTGAAAAATATTTTTTCCAACCGTTATGCCATAACCAGTTGGAAAAAAATAGCTGTGTTTTCCCTTCGTTACTACATTCTCCTGGTGATTAATGTCGAAAACATAAAATTTCATTATGGGGCAAAACCATTCACTGATACTATTTAG
- a CDS encoding glycosyltransferase has translation MNKKIKVLHCIESIHSGGVEKTREIFARLYDKNKYELKIVCTRATGPIVDSLKEEGVELIEIGILDKVWRFSRYKAVLKVISGYKPHIIHGAVFEGVLLASIAGYIGRVPAIVLEETSDPQNRTKKATYLLKLLSGLSDKVIGVSPAVYSYLKDVANIKESKLRLINNGIYPPVQISKDSVQSLKDTLGIQDDDIIIGSVGRLRNFHKLFTDLIDALSILHKSNPRIKVLIVGDGPDREEIEQHILNKGLSDHVIIAGFQPDPHPFFEIMDIFAIVSHMEAFGLVAVEAMFHKLPVIATNVGGLKDVVLHNETGLLVEAHHPEQIANAINTLLSNRQLMVEMGERGFARANNQFSAGRYVEELENLYSDLIAKKGIELPAVSKAFK, from the coding sequence ATGAATAAAAAAATAAAAGTTCTCCACTGCATTGAGTCGATCCATTCAGGTGGAGTGGAGAAAACTAGAGAAATTTTTGCACGCTTATATGATAAGAATAAATATGAGCTTAAGATTGTATGTACTCGTGCAACCGGGCCTATCGTCGATTCTCTAAAAGAAGAAGGCGTTGAATTAATAGAGATTGGCATACTTGATAAAGTTTGGAGGTTTAGCCGCTATAAAGCTGTTTTAAAAGTCATAAGTGGTTACAAGCCCCATATAATACATGGGGCAGTTTTTGAAGGAGTATTACTGGCATCTATCGCGGGTTATATAGGTCGAGTACCTGCTATAGTATTGGAAGAAACTTCTGATCCACAAAATAGAACTAAAAAAGCAACTTATCTTTTAAAGCTTCTATCAGGACTATCAGACAAGGTTATAGGAGTATCTCCTGCTGTTTATTCTTATTTAAAAGATGTTGCAAATATAAAGGAATCTAAGCTGCGTCTGATAAATAATGGAATCTATCCTCCTGTGCAAATTTCTAAAGATTCTGTACAGAGTTTGAAGGATACATTAGGAATCCAAGATGATGATATAATTATTGGAAGCGTAGGTCGCTTACGCAACTTCCATAAACTCTTCACTGATTTGATTGATGCGTTATCAATTTTACATAAGTCAAATCCAAGAATAAAAGTACTAATTGTTGGAGATGGGCCAGATAGGGAAGAGATAGAACAGCACATTCTTAACAAAGGATTATCTGACCATGTGATTATAGCAGGCTTTCAGCCTGATCCCCATCCTTTTTTTGAAATTATGGACATATTTGCCATAGTCTCCCATATGGAGGCCTTTGGACTTGTTGCAGTTGAGGCCATGTTCCATAAGTTACCTGTTATAGCGACCAATGTAGGGGGGTTAAAAGATGTTGTGTTACATAATGAAACTGGCTTATTGGTAGAAGCCCATCATCCAGAGCAAATTGCTAATGCCATTAACACACTTTTGTCAAACAGACAGTTAATGGTGGAAATGGGAGAAAGAGGATTTGCAAGAGCAAACAACCAATTTAGTGCCGGCAGGTATGTAGAGGAATTGGAAAATCTCTATAGTGATTTAATTGCAAAGAAAGGAATAGAGCTACCTGCTGTGTCGAAAGCTTTCAAGTAA
- a CDS encoding polysaccharide pyruvyl transferase family protein, which yields MFIELRGVEFVNKGAELMLYAILQELKKEFPNAKLVMEKSGRAPIAKQRELGILTKFRFSRHKKLVDILEKVIPSALLNAGGYVKENQIQIVLDGSGFAFGDKWGANKAGSRLADHIVRWKTEGKKVILLPQAFGPFEDEKLRAKMKLIIDHASLVFARDKISYDHLLGLSATKTNIKQRPDFTNLIKGDVPAYFETSKNEVAIIPNSQMIAKVKDAGEKERYPSLLENVVELVREEGFAPFFLIHEGESDKAIADVVNKKIGQPIPVIVEDNPLKVKGIIGNSKAVITSRFHGLVSALSQATPCLTTGWSHKYEMLLEDYDYSEGMLYTDMATDELRSKIKYILEPFSSNAIKIKLEEKSLEQKNQTKVMWSEVVKMIAQ from the coding sequence ATGTTTATAGAATTGAGAGGAGTCGAGTTTGTAAATAAAGGAGCTGAGTTAATGCTTTATGCTATACTACAAGAATTAAAAAAAGAATTTCCCAATGCAAAGCTTGTTATGGAAAAGAGTGGCCGGGCTCCCATTGCCAAACAAAGAGAGCTAGGTATCCTAACCAAATTTAGATTCTCTAGGCATAAAAAGCTTGTAGACATTCTGGAAAAAGTTATTCCTAGCGCGTTATTAAATGCAGGAGGCTATGTTAAAGAAAATCAAATCCAGATAGTTCTTGATGGGTCTGGTTTTGCATTTGGAGATAAATGGGGAGCTAACAAAGCTGGATCAAGATTGGCGGATCATATAGTTAGGTGGAAGACTGAGGGCAAAAAAGTTATACTTCTTCCACAGGCTTTCGGCCCTTTTGAAGATGAAAAGTTAAGGGCAAAGATGAAATTGATAATAGATCATGCTTCTTTAGTTTTTGCAAGAGACAAAATATCTTATGATCATCTCTTAGGATTATCGGCAACAAAGACAAATATTAAGCAAAGGCCCGATTTTACTAATCTAATTAAAGGTGACGTGCCTGCTTACTTTGAAACATCTAAAAATGAAGTAGCAATAATTCCGAATTCTCAGATGATAGCAAAAGTAAAAGATGCTGGTGAAAAAGAAAGATACCCTTCTTTATTAGAGAATGTAGTAGAATTAGTTAGGGAAGAGGGTTTTGCTCCATTCTTCTTGATACACGAAGGAGAATCAGATAAAGCAATTGCTGATGTAGTCAATAAAAAAATAGGTCAACCAATACCTGTAATAGTAGAAGATAACCCTTTGAAAGTAAAAGGAATAATTGGAAATAGCAAAGCTGTAATAACTTCGAGATTCCATGGACTTGTCAGTGCACTTTCACAAGCTACCCCTTGTTTAACTACTGGTTGGAGTCATAAGTATGAAATGCTTTTGGAGGATTATGATTACTCTGAAGGAATGCTATATACAGATATGGCTACTGATGAACTAAGAAGCAAAATTAAATATATATTAGAACCATTCTCGTCTAACGCAATTAAAATAAAATTAGAGGAAAAATCTTTAGAGCAGAAGAATCAGACTAAAGTCATGTGGTCTGAAGTAGTGAAAATGATAGCGCAATAG
- a CDS encoding glycosyltransferase family 2 protein, producing MTDLYPTQVEDKPLVTIVTPAFNRGDIITATIESIQRQSYKNWELLIVDDGSTDNTEEVINHIRKKDERIIFFKRPSHHKKGANSCRNFGIQNAKGEFIKWVDSDDLLDPDALQKQIDTFKDNPGLNVCFSHGRFFNNETFELEERWSRKLSSDDPLWDHIRNELMWPIGGPLWRKKFVENLPFDIDLKNSQEWLMHGIQTLRLKNDEYIILKDILYLIRRGNIRMSSSKSSEYYFNQAKARVKLLSHIDINFQNRKYIKELIKQYLIYSLHGWKNRF from the coding sequence ATGACAGATTTATATCCTACACAGGTTGAAGACAAGCCTTTAGTTACCATAGTTACACCTGCTTTCAATAGAGGTGACATCATCACAGCTACCATTGAAAGTATCCAAAGACAGAGTTACAAGAATTGGGAGCTACTTATTGTGGATGACGGCTCAACAGATAACACAGAGGAAGTAATAAACCACATTAGAAAAAAAGATGAGCGTATAATTTTCTTTAAAAGACCCTCACATCATAAAAAAGGTGCTAATAGCTGTAGAAACTTTGGAATTCAAAACGCTAAAGGTGAATTTATAAAGTGGGTTGATTCAGATGATTTATTAGACCCTGATGCCCTTCAAAAGCAAATCGACACTTTTAAAGATAATCCTGGTTTGAATGTATGTTTTTCTCATGGTAGGTTCTTCAACAATGAAACATTTGAGCTAGAGGAAAGATGGTCTCGCAAGTTATCCTCTGATGACCCTTTGTGGGATCATATAAGGAATGAACTTATGTGGCCTATTGGAGGGCCACTTTGGAGAAAAAAGTTTGTGGAAAATCTTCCTTTTGACATTGATTTGAAGAACTCTCAAGAGTGGCTTATGCATGGAATACAAACCCTAAGGCTAAAAAATGATGAATATATAATTCTCAAAGATATACTCTACTTGATTAGGAGAGGCAACATTCGCATGAGTTCAAGTAAGTCAAGTGAATATTATTTTAATCAAGCGAAGGCAAGAGTAAAGCTATTATCACATATTGACATAAATTTTCAAAATAGGAAATATATAAAGGAGCTAATAAAACAATACCTCATTTACAGCCTTCATGGGTGGAAAAATCGATTCTGA
- the rffA gene encoding dTDP-4-amino-4,6-dideoxygalactose transaminase, protein MQIPFNKPHLTGKEAHYMYDAVYTGKLSGNGKYTQQCQNFFKEKYGFGKCLLTTSCTDALEMAAILIDIQPGDEVIIPSYTFVSTANAFVLRGAKIIFADSRKDHPGIDEDIIENLITKKTKAIVPVHYAGVACDMDKIIDIANRYNIWVIEDAAQAIDSYYTGKDGIKRALGSIGHLAAFSFHETKNIISGEGGMLAINDPKFEKRAEIIWEKGTNRSAFFRGEIDKYGWVDVGSSFLPSEVIAAFLWAQLENIDSIQVKRKENWYAYWNAIVEWANINDVQLPFIPSNATNNAHMFYFVCKNVEQRSTVLAKLKEAGVLAVFHYLSLHKSQFYSGKHDGRALPNSDYYSECLIRLPLFYDLSLEDINRVIEVLKR, encoded by the coding sequence ATGCAAATACCATTTAATAAACCACATTTAACAGGTAAAGAGGCGCATTACATGTATGATGCAGTCTATACAGGAAAATTATCTGGTAATGGTAAATATACACAACAGTGCCAGAACTTCTTTAAAGAGAAGTATGGCTTTGGAAAGTGCCTCCTTACAACTTCTTGTACTGATGCTCTGGAAATGGCTGCAATACTTATTGATATTCAGCCAGGTGATGAAGTAATAATTCCTTCCTATACGTTTGTATCAACTGCGAATGCTTTTGTATTAAGAGGCGCAAAAATAATTTTCGCAGATAGCCGTAAAGATCATCCTGGAATTGATGAAGATATTATAGAGAATTTAATTACAAAAAAAACTAAAGCCATTGTGCCAGTACATTATGCAGGTGTAGCATGTGACATGGACAAAATAATAGATATAGCTAATCGATATAATATTTGGGTGATTGAGGATGCAGCTCAAGCCATAGATAGCTACTACACGGGTAAAGATGGTATAAAAAGAGCATTGGGTTCGATTGGCCATTTAGCAGCCTTCTCTTTTCACGAAACTAAAAATATAATCTCGGGAGAAGGGGGAATGTTGGCGATTAATGATCCTAAGTTTGAGAAAAGAGCTGAGATAATTTGGGAGAAGGGTACAAACAGATCTGCATTTTTTCGTGGAGAGATAGACAAATATGGCTGGGTTGATGTAGGGTCATCTTTTTTACCTTCCGAAGTAATTGCAGCATTTCTATGGGCACAGTTAGAGAATATTGATAGTATTCAAGTTAAAAGGAAAGAAAACTGGTATGCTTATTGGAATGCAATAGTAGAGTGGGCAAATATAAATGATGTCCAACTTCCTTTTATACCCTCTAATGCCACTAATAATGCGCACATGTTTTATTTTGTATGCAAAAATGTAGAGCAACGTTCTACTGTGTTGGCAAAGTTGAAGGAAGCTGGGGTTTTGGCTGTTTTTCACTACTTAAGCCTGCATAAGAGCCAGTTCTATTCTGGAAAGCATGACGGCAGAGCATTACCTAATTCAGATTATTATTCTGAATGCCTAATAAGGCTTCCATTGTTCTATGATCTTTCTCTTGAAGACATAAACAGAGTAATAGAAGTTTTAAAAAGATAA
- a CDS encoding glycosyltransferase family 4 protein produces MRIARVCTVLDFGGVEKRLVNVAESCPEGVETIFIALGKGGWASQKIELLGKQVICLEEDFKIPNVSLIVTLVKLFKKLKPDVVHTSGAEANFHAQLAAYIARIPKRISEEIGFPNHNRGYRFIFKYIYSLSDKVICISASVANKVIGLREATREKISVVYNPIKYKEFKRDNEEQRDRIRFVTVCRLDKIKNLDRFIRVFSTLVESGSNCELIIVGDGPEKGALTDLTKELYLEDNIKFVGFSNEPSSFLLNSDFFVLPSYSEGLGNAIMEAMLTGLPCIVSEVGGGVELVEEGVNGWLLNPHSESNILEKLNLALSIDAVAAKKMGERSQELLKTNFSPKVHWEKLMSLYTA; encoded by the coding sequence ATGAGAATTGCCAGAGTTTGTACCGTATTAGATTTTGGAGGAGTTGAGAAGAGACTTGTAAATGTGGCAGAGAGCTGTCCGGAAGGTGTTGAAACAATCTTTATTGCACTAGGAAAAGGTGGATGGGCATCGCAGAAAATAGAGCTATTAGGAAAGCAAGTTATTTGTCTTGAGGAAGATTTTAAGATACCTAATGTTTCATTAATTGTTACTCTTGTAAAGCTCTTCAAAAAGCTGAAACCAGATGTTGTACATACATCTGGAGCGGAGGCAAACTTTCATGCTCAACTAGCGGCATATATAGCCAGGATACCAAAGCGCATAAGCGAGGAAATCGGATTCCCTAATCACAATAGAGGGTATCGTTTTATATTTAAGTATATATATAGTCTATCTGATAAGGTTATATGTATATCTGCGTCTGTTGCAAATAAAGTGATAGGACTAAGGGAGGCAACTAGAGAAAAAATTAGTGTGGTGTATAACCCAATTAAGTACAAAGAATTTAAAAGGGATAATGAAGAACAACGTGACCGTATTCGCTTTGTTACTGTTTGTCGTTTAGATAAGATTAAAAATCTTGACAGATTTATTCGAGTATTCTCTACACTTGTAGAATCTGGATCAAATTGTGAGTTGATAATAGTAGGCGACGGGCCTGAAAAAGGAGCTTTAACAGATTTGACCAAAGAACTCTATTTAGAAGATAATATAAAGTTTGTGGGCTTTTCTAATGAACCGTCCTCATTCTTGTTGAATTCTGATTTTTTTGTTCTGCCTTCCTACTCAGAAGGATTGGGTAATGCAATTATGGAAGCTATGCTCACAGGCTTACCCTGCATTGTTTCAGAAGTTGGAGGAGGAGTAGAACTGGTAGAGGAGGGGGTAAACGGATGGTTATTAAACCCTCATAGTGAAAGTAATATTTTAGAGAAACTAAATTTAGCTTTGTCTATCGATGCAGTGGCTGCAAAGAAAATGGGTGAGCGGAGTCAGGAACTGCTAAAAACTAATTTTTCTCCAAAAGTCCATTGGGAAAAGTTAATGTCATTGTATACTGCTTAG